A genomic segment from Nicotiana sylvestris chromosome 1, ASM39365v2, whole genome shotgun sequence encodes:
- the LOC138872385 gene encoding uncharacterized protein: MAAPPNFEEGQSTYRPPRFNGRYYSWWKTRMHDFIMTEDSELCDVICDGPYVPMKMVGEYGPMVPKIRKEYNDIDRKAVEKNFRAKKILVCALQTAHEGTTQVKQSKIDMLNTEYELFRMKDDESIPDMRTRFTSIINELHSLGEIIPRNKLAKKVLSVLLSSWESKVNAITEAKDLQTLTMDELIGNLKTYEMKIKKDSEKREPKKEKNLVLKVENNNSSEEDNDMAYLTKRFQKMVRRNGGIPKRGSSNKPRNYDLYHNRKSAVDNVVKQVLAAWGDSSSELEEEPDTGNNSMMALENEAKEYDSLFALMAQSDDDEEDDNDEVNFRDVQRNLKFYSSNKFMSLANVLIDAYYSLVNDKYALTIELGDAE; the protein is encoded by the exons atggctgctccacctaactttgaggaaggacaatcaacctatagacctccTAGATTCAATGGTCGGTATTACAGCTGGTGGAAGACTCgtatgcatgattttataatgACAGAAGACTCCGAGTTGTGTGACGTCATTTGTGATGGTCCATATGTTCCTATGAAGATGGTTGGAGAATATGGACCAATGGTGCCGAAAATCAGAAAAGAATACAACGATATTGACAGAAAAGCTGTTGAGAAGAactttcgtgccaagaaaatcttggtatGTG CATTGCAAACGGCACATGAAGGAACTACTCAAGTTAAACAAtccaagattgacatgctcaACACCGAGTATGAGCTTTTCAGGATGAAAGATGATGAGTCTATACCAGACATGCGCACTAGATTCACAtctatcataaatgagcttcattcacttggagaAATTATTCCTAGAAACAAGCTTGCAAAGAAGGTTCTCAGTGTTCTACTTAGCTCTTGGGAGAGTAAGGTGaatgccatcactgaagctaaagatttacaaactctaaccatggatgagctgattggaaatctgaagacatacgagatgaaaataaagaaagacagtgaaaaaagagagccaaagaaggagaagaacctggtgCTCAAGGTTGAAAACAATAACTCAAGTGAAGAAGATAATgatatggcctatcttactaaaagatttcaaaagatggttcgaagaaatggtggtataccTAAGAGGGGCAGTTCAAATAAACCAAGGAACTATGATCTCTATCATAA CCGAAAAAGTGCAGTCGACAATGTTGTGAAGCAAGTtcttgctgcatggggagactcctctagTGAATTAGAAGAGGAACCAGATACAGGGAACAACTCTATGATGGCATTGGAAAATGAAGCAAAGGAATATGATTCATTGTTTGCATTGATGGCTCAGTCCGATGATGATGAAGAGGATgacaatgatgaggtaaatttcagggatgttcagagaaatctgaagttCTACTCTTCTAATAAATTCATGTCTTTAGCAAATGTTTTAATTGATGCGTATTATAGTCTTGTTAATGATAAGTATGCCCTGACCATAGAGTTAGGAGATGCTGAATAA
- the LOC104234713 gene encoding uncharacterized protein: protein MDPQAFIRLSIGSLGLRLSGTTTLNSTKTGISAVSSPCVCEIRLRGFPVQTSSIPYISSPEATPDIHNVASSFYLEESDLKALLAPAPCFYAAHACLEIVVYTGRKGGHCGVGIKRQQVGTFKLEVGPEWGEGKPAILFNGWIGIGKNKLETGKPGAELHLRVKLDPDPRYVFQFEDKTKLSPQIVQLQGTIKQPIFSCEFSQDRVSPVDPLNNFWSSSFDGSELEVEKRERKGWKVKIHDLSGSAVAAAFITTPFVPSTGCDWVAKSNPGAWLIVRPDICRPESWQPWGKLEAWRERGIRDSICCRFHLLSEGQECGGDLLMSEILISAEKGGEFYIDTDRQVQAAASPLPSPRSSGDFAALSPVAGGFVMSCRVQGEGKCSKPLVQLAMRHITCVEDAAIFMALAAAVDLSIEACRPFRRKLRRSTRHSW, encoded by the exons ATGGATCCTCAGGCTTTCATTAGGCTGTCAATAGGGTCGCTGGGGTTGAGACTGTCTGGAACAACTACTTTGAACAGTACAAAAACAGGGATAAGTGCAGTCTCTTCTCCCTGTGTGTGCGAGATCCGTCTTCGAGGTTTCCCTGTGCAGACATCATCTATTCCCTATATTTCCTCACCTGAAGCTACACCGGATATTCACAACGTTGCATCCAGCTTTTATCTTGAAGAATCTGATTTGAAAGCTTTACTGGCACCTGCCCCCTGTTTTTATGCGGCTCATGCATGTCTAGAGATAGTTGTTTACACAGGACGCAAAGGAGGCCACTGTGGTGTTGGTATTAAGAGGCAGCAAGTTGGGACATTTAAGTTGGAAGTAGGTCCCGAATGGGGTGAAGGAAAACCAGCCATTCTGTTTAATGGCTGGATAGGAATTGGCAAGAACAAGCTGGAGACTGGAAAACCTGGAGCGGAGCTTCATTTGAGAGTGAAGCTGGACCCTGATCCAAGATATGTTTTCCAGTTTGAAGATAAAACGAAACTAAGCCCTCAAATAGTGCAGCTTCAGGGAACCATCAAGCAACCTATTTTCAGTTGCGAGTTTAGTCAGGACAG GGTATCTCCGGTAGATCCATTAAATAATTTTTGGTCAAGTTCATTTGACGGTTCTGAACTAGaggtagagaaaagagagaggaaGGGATGGAAGGTGAAGATACACGATCTCTCTGGGTCGGCTGTTGCAGCAGCCTTCATAACAACTCCGTTTGTGCCATCAACAGGTTGTGATTGGGTGGCCAAATCCAACCCAGGAGCTTGGTTGATTGTTCGTCCTGATATTTGCAGGCCCGAAAGTTGGCAGCCATGGGGAAAGCTTGAAGCATGGCGTGAACGTGGGATCAGAGATTCCATTTGCTGTCGCTTCCATCTTCTATCAGAGGGGCAGGAATGTGGTGGTGATCTTCTCATGTCTGAAATCTTGATCAGTGCAGAGAAGGGTGGTGAGTTCTACATTGACACGGACAGACAGGTACAAGCAGCAGCGAGTCCACTGCCCAGTCCAAGAAGCAGCGGAGACTTTGCAGCACTAAGTCCTGTTGCAGGCGGTTTTGTCATGAGCTGTCGAGTGCAAGGGGAAGGGAAATGCAGCAAACCCCTCGTGCAACTTGCCATGCGACACATCACCTGTGTGGAAGATGCAGCCATTTTCATGGCGCTTGCTGCTGCAGTTGATCTTAGCATTGAGGCATGCAGGCCTTTTCGCAGAAAGCTACGGAGAAGTACTCGCCATTCCTGGTGA